Proteins co-encoded in one Methanobrevibacter gottschalkii DSM 11977 genomic window:
- the rpoB gene encoding DNA-directed RNA polymerase subunit B translates to METVGEQPNVFNKKHPQTKIYINGELLGYCDDPINFTQEMREKRRNGEISHEMNITYYADNQEIYIFNDPGRARRPLIIVKDGVPLLKEEHINKIANGKLNWDNLINDGLIEYLDAEEEENAYIAMNLADLSEDHTHLEIDPATMLGICAGIIPFSDHNSSPRNTMEAGMTKQALGLYVSNYALRTDTRAHLLHHPQTPIVKTRIIDSTNYDLRPSGQNFVVALMSYEGYNMEDAMVINKAALERGLARSSFFRAYDTSEKKYAGGQVDKFEVPDKNIKGYRSEEAYRNLDNDGVVNPESYVKSGDVLIGKTSPPRFLEENFGSVADRRRETSVTVRHGEKGIVDAVLLSETVEGSKLAKIRVRDTRQPEFGDKFASRHGQKGVIGLILSPEDVPFTEFGVVPDLIVNPHAIPSRMSIGQVLEMVAGKAGCLEGERVDATPFNQTLEDEIQQLLVDNGFESAGCESLYSGVTGERLDAEIFVGVAYYQKLHHMTTDKVYARSRGPVQVLTRQPTEGRAREGGLRFGEMERDCLIAHGAALTLKERLLDESDKYEAVVCENCGMLAVEDTSKHKKYCPICGDVETYPVEISYAFKLLLDELKSLCIFPKLVLGDKA, encoded by the coding sequence ATAGAAACTGTTGGGGAACAGCCTAACGTATTTAATAAAAAACATCCTCAAACTAAAATCTATATTAATGGAGAACTTTTAGGTTATTGTGATGATCCAATTAATTTCACTCAGGAAATGAGGGAAAAAAGGAGAAATGGGGAAATATCTCATGAAATGAATATTACTTATTATGCTGATAATCAGGAGATATATATCTTCAATGATCCTGGAAGAGCAAGAAGGCCTCTAATCATAGTTAAAGATGGTGTTCCTCTGTTAAAAGAAGAGCATATAAATAAAATTGCTAACGGTAAATTAAACTGGGATAATTTAATTAATGATGGTCTTATTGAGTATTTGGATGCTGAAGAAGAAGAAAATGCATATATCGCAATGAATTTAGCTGATTTAAGTGAAGATCATACTCATTTAGAAATCGATCCGGCTACAATGTTAGGTATTTGCGCCGGTATTATTCCATTCTCTGATCACAATTCATCTCCAAGGAACACAATGGAAGCAGGTATGACAAAACAAGCTTTAGGATTATATGTGTCAAATTATGCATTACGTACTGATACTAGAGCTCACTTATTACATCATCCTCAAACTCCTATTGTTAAAACACGTATTATTGATTCAACCAATTATGATTTAAGACCGTCCGGTCAAAACTTTGTTGTTGCATTAATGTCTTATGAAGGATATAATATGGAAGATGCAATGGTTATCAACAAGGCGGCTTTAGAAAGAGGTCTTGCAAGATCTTCATTCTTCAGAGCATATGACACATCAGAAAAGAAATATGCTGGTGGTCAGGTAGATAAATTTGAAGTGCCTGATAAAAACATTAAAGGTTACAGATCTGAGGAAGCTTACAGAAACTTAGATAATGACGGTGTTGTAAATCCCGAATCCTACGTAAAATCTGGGGATGTATTGATTGGTAAAACTTCACCTCCAAGATTTTTAGAAGAAAACTTCGGCAGTGTTGCGGATAGAAGAAGAGAAACTTCTGTTACTGTAAGACATGGTGAAAAAGGTATTGTTGATGCAGTTCTTTTATCTGAAACTGTTGAAGGTTCTAAACTGGCTAAAATTAGAGTAAGGGATACAAGACAACCGGAATTTGGTGATAAATTCGCATCAAGACACGGTCAGAAAGGGGTTATTGGTTTAATATTATCTCCGGAAGATGTGCCGTTCACTGAATTTGGTGTTGTTCCAGATTTAATAGTTAATCCTCACGCGATTCCATCCAGGATGTCTATTGGACAAGTACTTGAGATGGTTGCAGGTAAAGCTGGATGTCTTGAAGGTGAAAGGGTTGATGCAACTCCGTTCAATCAAACTCTTGAAGATGAAATTCAGCAATTGCTTGTTGATAACGGATTTGAGTCTGCAGGATGTGAATCTTTATACAGCGGAGTAACTGGTGAAAGATTGGATGCGGAAATTTTTGTTGGTGTTGCATATTACCAAAAACTACACCATATGACCACTGATAAAGTTTATGCTCGTTCTAGAGGTCCTGTCCAAGTTTTAACACGTCAACCTACAGAAGGTAGAGCTCGTGAAGGTGGTTTAAGATTTGGAGAAATGGAAAGGGATTGTCTTATTGCACATGGTGCCGCATTAACTTTAAAAGAAAGATTGCTTGATGAATCTGACAAATATGAAGCTGTTGTCTGTGAAAACTGTGGTATGTTAGCTGTAGAGGATACAAGCAAACATAAAAAATACTGCCCGATCTGTGGAGATGTGGAAACATATCCTGTTGAGATTTCATACGCATTCAAATTATTATTAGATGAACTTAAAAGTTTATGTATTTTCCCTAAACTGGTTTTAGGAGACAAAGCATAA